From Micromonospora echinospora, one genomic window encodes:
- a CDS encoding IclR family transcriptional regulator, with product MRDPLAEPSDLIRSVSRALRVLEAVGRAPKGLTVKQIARRCELTVATTYHLVRTLAYEGYVIRREDGTYIVGLEIADRYRELVTAFRGPAVVGETLRRAALDSGYSHFLGRFVGGQVAITAVVEGARSPYLEDLMPGFDEAAHATALGKAMLATLTAEQRFRYLREYGMRPFTATTLTTVEAFEADLAAGDRRGMQMELGQFRQGVACAAVLVAPDKDIERRVVLACAMPAGELMTSARVVRAKLLTVARTVAESLTTEP from the coding sequence GTGCGCGACCCCTTGGCGGAACCTTCCGATCTCATCCGGAGCGTGTCCCGCGCGCTACGAGTGCTCGAGGCGGTCGGTCGCGCCCCGAAGGGCCTGACCGTCAAGCAGATCGCCCGACGCTGCGAGTTGACGGTGGCCACCACCTACCATCTCGTCCGGACCCTCGCCTACGAGGGATACGTGATCCGGCGTGAGGACGGTACGTACATCGTCGGGCTGGAGATCGCCGACCGGTACCGGGAACTGGTGACCGCCTTCCGCGGTCCCGCCGTTGTCGGCGAGACGTTACGCCGGGCGGCCCTGGACAGTGGGTACAGCCACTTCCTCGGCCGGTTCGTGGGCGGCCAGGTGGCGATCACGGCGGTGGTCGAGGGGGCGCGCTCGCCGTACCTGGAGGACCTGATGCCCGGCTTCGACGAGGCCGCCCACGCCACCGCGCTCGGCAAGGCCATGCTGGCCACGCTCACCGCCGAGCAGCGCTTCCGCTACCTGCGGGAGTACGGCATGCGTCCGTTCACCGCCACCACGCTGACCACGGTCGAGGCGTTCGAGGCCGACCTGGCCGCCGGTGACCGGCGCGGCATGCAGATGGAACTGGGCCAGTTCCGGCAGGGGGTGGCCTGCGCGGCGGTGCTCGTGGCACCCGACAAGGACATCGAACGCCGGGTGGTGCTCGCCTGTGCGATGCCCGCCGGTGAGCTGATGACCTCGGCCCGGGTGGTCCGCGCCAAGCTGCTCACCGTGGCCCGGACCGTCGCCGAGAGCCTCACCACCGAACCCTGA
- a CDS encoding MFS transporter codes for MTDTVSATVRPAPARPVCVGVGAVTTTVACVLPVFLVGGMAVQMGSDLGFSATGLGVAVAVYFGVSALASVPSGALVERYGPARTARAGILLAAGSLLAVATVARSYPVLVVLLAVGAAANALGQLASNTTLARHVPAHRQGLSFGVKQAAVPVATLLAGAAVPAVALTAGWRWAFGVAAGAAVAALFAVPGGETRPVRRAGTGQRGRPPTPLVLIGMAATLAAAAANALGTFLVDSAAARGLDPGLAGLTLTLGSAVCVLARVSAGWFADRRTGSHVVVVAGMLGVGALGLVLLAVAGTVPLVVGVVLGFGLGWAWPGVMTFGVVRLYPQAPAAATSITQTGVYAGGCLGPLALGLLADRFGYPTMWGTAAAAMILAAALMLTATRALPR; via the coding sequence ATGACCGACACCGTCTCCGCCACCGTCCGCCCGGCCCCGGCCCGTCCGGTATGCGTCGGCGTCGGCGCGGTCACCACCACCGTCGCCTGCGTGCTGCCCGTCTTCCTGGTCGGTGGCATGGCCGTGCAGATGGGCTCGGATCTGGGCTTCTCCGCCACCGGACTGGGCGTGGCCGTCGCCGTCTACTTCGGGGTGAGCGCGCTCGCCTCGGTGCCCTCCGGGGCACTGGTGGAGCGGTACGGCCCCGCCCGGACGGCCCGCGCCGGCATCCTGCTGGCCGCCGGGTCGCTGCTCGCCGTGGCGACGGTCGCGCGATCGTACCCGGTTCTGGTGGTCCTGCTGGCGGTCGGCGCCGCCGCGAACGCGCTCGGGCAACTCGCCAGCAACACCACGCTGGCCCGGCACGTGCCCGCCCACCGGCAGGGGCTGTCGTTCGGCGTGAAGCAGGCGGCGGTCCCGGTCGCCACCCTGCTGGCCGGTGCGGCCGTACCAGCGGTCGCGCTGACCGCCGGCTGGCGCTGGGCGTTCGGCGTCGCGGCGGGCGCGGCCGTGGCGGCGCTGTTCGCCGTACCCGGTGGGGAAACCCGCCCGGTGCGACGTGCCGGCACCGGCCAGCGGGGGCGTCCCCCGACGCCGCTGGTGCTGATCGGGATGGCCGCGACGCTCGCCGCCGCCGCCGCGAACGCGCTCGGCACCTTCCTGGTCGACTCCGCCGCCGCCCGTGGGCTGGATCCGGGGCTGGCCGGTCTGACGCTGACCCTGGGCAGCGCGGTCTGCGTACTGGCCCGGGTGTCGGCCGGCTGGTTCGCCGACCGGCGCACCGGCAGCCACGTGGTGGTCGTCGCCGGGATGCTGGGGGTGGGCGCGCTGGGGCTGGTGCTGCTCGCCGTCGCCGGAACGGTTCCACTGGTGGTCGGCGTGGTGCTCGGCTTCGGCCTGGGCTGGGCGTGGCCCGGGGTGATGACCTTCGGTGTGGTCCGGCTCTACCCGCAGGCCCCGGCCGCCGCCACCTCGATCACCCAGACCGGCGTGTACGCGGGCGGCTGCCTCGGCCCGCTGGCGCTCGGCCTGCTGGCCGACCGGTTCGGCTACCCCACCATGTGGGGCACCGCCGCGGCGGCGATGATCCTGGCCGCCGCGCTCATGTTGACCGCGACCCGGGCCCTGCCGCGCTGA
- a CDS encoding polyprenyl synthetase family protein codes for MVEGVETAAGQRTGAPGSGGRRTRPGTGQFDSLGLYLADARLEASVLGLLEAVEADLRSSVASADPLVTEAARHLVEAGGKRFRPLLVALGAQFGDPAGPQVVPAAVVMELTHLATLYHDDVMDEASVRRGAPSANSRWTNSVAILVGDYLFARAADIAADLGTEAVRLQARTFARLVHGQIAETVGPRAGDDPVQHYLRVIAEKTGSLIATSARFGGMFGGAPAAHVEALAGYGETIGLAFQLSDDLLDISSESVQSGKTPGTDLREGVPTLPVLYALASDDADAASVRLREVLATGPLTDDDLHAEALGLLRESPALKRARETVRSYAEEAREQLSPLPEGPARRALESLCDFVADRTS; via the coding sequence ATGGTTGAGGGCGTGGAGACAGCGGCTGGCCAGCGAACAGGTGCCCCCGGCTCCGGCGGTCGTCGGACCCGGCCGGGAACGGGGCAATTCGACTCGCTCGGTCTCTACCTCGCCGACGCCCGGCTCGAAGCCTCCGTCCTCGGGCTGCTGGAGGCGGTCGAGGCTGACCTGAGGTCGAGCGTGGCGAGCGCCGACCCGCTCGTCACCGAGGCCGCCCGGCACCTGGTGGAGGCCGGCGGCAAGCGGTTCCGGCCGCTGCTGGTGGCGCTCGGCGCCCAGTTCGGCGACCCGGCCGGCCCGCAGGTGGTGCCGGCGGCGGTGGTGATGGAACTCACCCACCTGGCGACGCTCTACCACGACGACGTGATGGACGAGGCGTCGGTGCGCCGGGGCGCGCCCAGCGCCAACTCCCGGTGGACCAACTCGGTGGCGATCCTGGTCGGCGACTACCTCTTCGCCCGCGCCGCGGACATCGCGGCCGACCTGGGCACCGAGGCGGTCCGCCTCCAGGCGCGCACCTTCGCCCGCCTGGTGCACGGTCAGATCGCCGAGACCGTGGGTCCGCGCGCCGGGGACGACCCGGTCCAGCACTACCTGCGGGTGATCGCCGAGAAGACCGGCTCGCTGATCGCGACCTCGGCCCGTTTCGGCGGCATGTTCGGCGGTGCCCCGGCCGCCCACGTCGAGGCGCTCGCCGGGTACGGCGAGACCATCGGCCTGGCCTTCCAGCTCTCCGACGACCTGCTCGACATCTCGTCGGAGTCGGTGCAGTCGGGCAAGACGCCGGGCACCGACCTGCGCGAGGGCGTCCCCACCCTGCCGGTGCTCTACGCGCTGGCCTCGGACGACGCGGACGCCGCGTCGGTGCGGCTGCGGGAGGTCCTGGCGACCGGTCCGCTGACCGACGACGACCTGCACGCGGAGGCGCTCGGGTTGCTCCGGGAGAGCCCGGCGCTGAAGCGGGCCCGGGAGACGGTGCGCAGCTACGCCGAGGAGGCCCGGGAGCAGCTCTCACCGCTCCCCGAGGGCCCCGCCCGCCGGGCTCTCGAATCCCTCTGCGACTTCGTGGCCGACCGCACCAGCTGA
- the nuoN gene encoding NADH-quinone oxidoreductase subunit NuoN: MTEQLELPSIDYLALLPILIMLGAALLGVLVEAFVPRRGRHPVQLMLALVAVVAAFVAVVFADDRRGITIGGAITVDGPTLFLQGGILLLAAVALLLIGERTVERGGAFVAQAAVRAESAEDRRQADGQNGATEVFPLTTFAIAGMLIFVAANDLLTMFIALEVFSLPLYLLCALARRRRLLSQEAALKYFMLGAYASAFFLFGVALIYGFTSGTPGRDAGVDLDTVAAAVSESTSSRVLLFAGIALLSIGLLFKAAAAPFHVWTPDVYQGAPTPITGFMAACTKVAAFGALLRIFHVAFGGAAWDFTPVLGGVAVLTMLIGAVLAVTQTDIKRLLAYSSIANAGYLLVGVLAPGKDGVAGTMFYLVAYGFSVLAAFAVVTLVRDADGEATHLSRWAGLGRRSPFYAALFTLILLAFAGIPLTSGFMSKVAVFGPALDGGQAWLVIAGVLTSMVLAFPYLRVVVMMWLSEPGDATPTVTVPGGLTAAALMIGVAATVLLGVAPAPLLDLADGASQFIR, translated from the coding sequence GTGACCGAGCAGCTCGAGTTGCCCTCGATCGACTATCTGGCGCTCCTGCCGATCCTGATCATGCTGGGCGCGGCCCTGCTCGGCGTCCTGGTCGAGGCGTTCGTGCCGCGCCGGGGCCGACACCCGGTCCAGCTCATGCTCGCCCTGGTGGCGGTGGTGGCCGCCTTCGTGGCGGTGGTCTTCGCGGACGACCGGCGCGGCATCACCATCGGTGGGGCGATCACGGTGGACGGGCCGACCCTGTTCCTCCAGGGCGGCATCCTGCTCCTCGCCGCGGTGGCGCTGCTGCTGATCGGCGAGCGGACGGTGGAGCGGGGCGGGGCGTTCGTGGCCCAGGCCGCGGTCCGGGCCGAGTCGGCCGAAGACCGCCGGCAGGCGGACGGGCAGAACGGGGCCACCGAGGTCTTCCCGCTGACCACGTTCGCCATCGCCGGCATGCTGATCTTCGTGGCGGCGAACGACCTGCTGACCATGTTCATCGCCCTCGAGGTCTTCTCGCTGCCGCTCTACCTGCTCTGCGCGCTGGCCCGCCGGCGTCGGCTGCTGAGCCAGGAAGCCGCGCTGAAGTACTTCATGCTCGGCGCGTACGCTTCGGCGTTCTTCCTCTTCGGTGTGGCGCTGATCTACGGCTTCACCTCCGGCACGCCGGGCCGGGACGCCGGGGTCGACCTGGACACGGTCGCCGCCGCGGTGAGTGAGTCGACCTCCAGCCGGGTGCTGCTCTTCGCCGGTATCGCGCTGCTCTCCATCGGCCTCCTCTTCAAGGCCGCGGCGGCCCCCTTCCACGTCTGGACCCCGGACGTCTACCAGGGCGCGCCGACCCCGATCACCGGTTTCATGGCGGCCTGCACCAAGGTCGCCGCCTTCGGTGCCCTGCTGCGGATCTTCCACGTCGCCTTCGGCGGGGCCGCCTGGGACTTCACGCCGGTGCTCGGCGGGGTCGCGGTGCTCACCATGCTGATCGGCGCGGTGCTGGCGGTCACCCAGACCGACATCAAGCGACTGCTGGCGTACTCGTCCATCGCGAACGCCGGGTACCTGCTGGTCGGCGTGCTCGCCCCCGGCAAGGACGGTGTCGCCGGCACGATGTTCTACCTCGTCGCGTACGGCTTCTCGGTGCTCGCCGCGTTCGCCGTGGTGACCCTGGTCCGGGACGCCGACGGCGAGGCCACCCACCTGTCCCGGTGGGCGGGTCTGGGCCGTCGGTCGCCGTTCTACGCCGCGCTGTTCACCCTCATCCTGCTGGCCTTCGCCGGTATCCCGCTGACCAGCGGCTTCATGAGCAAGGTCGCGGTCTTCGGTCCGGCCCTGGACGGCGGGCAGGCGTGGCTGGTGATCGCCGGTGTGCTGACCAGCATGGTGCTGGCCTTCCCGTACCTGCGGGTCGTGGTGATGATGTGGCTCTCCGAGCCGGGCGACGCCACCCCGACGGTCACCGTGCCGGGTGGGCTGACCGCCGCCGCCCTGATGATCGGCGTGGCCGCCACCGTGCTCCTGGGGGTGGCTCCGGCCCCGCTGCTCGACCTGGCGGACGGGGCCTCGCAGTTCATTCGATGA
- a CDS encoding NADH-quinone oxidoreductase subunit M, translated as MSDFPFLSVLTVAPLVGALIVAFLPRSRPEFAKQVALVWSLAVLALTVVMWVAFKTGGERFQFRESYTWIPQWDARFTFAADGIALVMLMLIAVLVPLVILASWHDAEQSKRSVPAYFALLLVLESTMIGVFAAADVFLFYLFFEVMLVPMYFIIGSYGGHQRQYAAVKFFLYSLVGGLFMLAAVIGLWVVGGKTFDWQALVQADISAGTERWLFLGFFIAFAIKAPFFPFHTWLPDAGGAAPAGSAALLVGVMDKVGTFGILRYCLPMFPEASKWFAPWALALGVIGIIYAALLAVGQNDLKRLVSYTSIAHFGFIGVGIFAFTTQAGTGAVLYMVNHGLATGLLFLVVGMLIARRGSALISDFGGAGKLVPVLAGVLFFAGLASLALPGTAPFISEFLVLIGTFTVNKPVAVIATLGIILAAAYVLWMVQRTTQGTLNPALTEVEGMKRDLNLREKVVVAPLIALIVLLGFYPKPLTDVINPAVQATMQDVGKTDPAPTVGSVQEAAK; from the coding sequence ATGTCCGACTTCCCCTTCCTCTCGGTGCTGACCGTGGCGCCGCTGGTCGGCGCCCTGATCGTGGCCTTCCTGCCGCGCAGCCGGCCCGAGTTCGCCAAGCAGGTGGCCCTGGTCTGGTCGCTGGCGGTGCTGGCGCTGACCGTGGTCATGTGGGTGGCCTTCAAGACCGGGGGCGAGCGGTTCCAGTTCCGCGAGTCCTACACCTGGATCCCGCAGTGGGACGCCCGGTTCACCTTCGCCGCCGACGGCATCGCGCTGGTGATGCTGATGCTGATCGCGGTGCTGGTGCCGCTGGTGATCCTGGCCTCCTGGCACGACGCCGAGCAGTCGAAGCGGTCCGTGCCGGCCTACTTCGCGCTGCTGCTGGTGCTCGAGAGCACGATGATCGGCGTCTTCGCCGCCGCCGACGTCTTCCTCTTCTACCTCTTCTTCGAGGTCATGCTGGTGCCGATGTACTTCATCATCGGCAGCTACGGCGGTCACCAGCGCCAGTACGCCGCAGTGAAGTTCTTCCTCTACTCGCTGGTCGGCGGTCTGTTCATGCTGGCCGCGGTGATCGGCCTCTGGGTCGTCGGCGGGAAGACCTTCGACTGGCAGGCGCTGGTCCAGGCGGACATCTCCGCCGGCACCGAGCGCTGGCTCTTCCTCGGTTTCTTCATCGCCTTCGCGATCAAGGCGCCGTTCTTCCCGTTCCACACCTGGCTCCCGGACGCCGGTGGCGCGGCCCCGGCCGGCTCCGCCGCGCTGCTCGTCGGCGTCATGGACAAGGTCGGCACCTTCGGCATCCTGCGCTACTGCCTGCCGATGTTCCCGGAGGCGTCGAAGTGGTTCGCGCCGTGGGCGCTGGCGCTGGGCGTGATCGGCATCATCTACGCCGCGCTGCTGGCGGTCGGGCAGAACGACCTGAAGCGGTTGGTGTCGTACACCTCGATCGCGCACTTCGGCTTCATCGGCGTCGGCATCTTCGCCTTCACCACCCAGGCCGGCACCGGAGCGGTGCTCTACATGGTCAACCATGGCCTCGCCACCGGCCTGCTCTTCCTGGTGGTGGGCATGCTGATCGCGCGGCGCGGCTCGGCGCTGATCAGCGACTTCGGCGGTGCGGGCAAGCTGGTCCCGGTCCTGGCCGGGGTGCTCTTCTTCGCGGGTCTCGCCTCGCTGGCGCTGCCCGGCACCGCGCCGTTCATCTCCGAGTTCCTGGTGCTGATCGGCACCTTCACGGTGAACAAGCCGGTCGCGGTGATCGCCACGCTCGGCATCATCCTGGCGGCGGCGTACGTGCTCTGGATGGTGCAGCGCACCACGCAGGGCACCCTCAACCCGGCGCTGACCGAGGTCGAGGGCATGAAGCGTGACCTGAACCTGCGCGAGAAGGTCGTGGTCGCCCCGCTGATCGCGCTGATCGTGCTGCTCGGCTTCTATCCCAAGCCGCTCACCGATGTCATCAACCCCGCCGTCCAGGCGACCATGCAGGACGTCGGCAAGACCGACCCCGCTCCGACGGTCGGCAGCGTCCAGGAGGCAGCAAAGTGA
- the nuoL gene encoding NADH-quinone oxidoreductase subunit L produces the protein MEETVRYAEATGLLGSVWLLVAIPLVSAAILLLLGRRADRWGHWLGVAAIGAAFVLGLTYFFQLRGLENKSVERSLWDFIAVGDFRVDFGLLFDPLAAVFVLLITGVGFLIHLYAVEYMAHDAGRRRFFAYFNLFVAAMLLLVLGNNYVMLYFGWEGVGLASYLLISFWSDRPSAATAGKKAFLMNRVGDAGLAIGIFIMFATLGTTQYDEVFNGVSGLAGGTVLVLGLLLLLGATGKSGQFPLQAWLPDAMEGPTPVSALIHAATMVTAGVYLIARSNPIYSANETLQLVVVSVGALTLLLGCVIGAAKDDIKRVLAWSTVSQIGYMFLGVGLGGAAYALAIVHLLAHGFFKANMFLGAGSVMHGMKDQVDIRRFGGLSKYMKVTWITFMMGWLAIIGMFPFSGFFSKEPIIVAAFERDDWTAWLFGGAALAGAGLTAFYMTRLFVLTFHGPKRWTEDIEHPHESPALMTIPLILLAVGSVGAGFLLSTSVPDWLTATAGLGGEEGHHEAVLSHTVITVLSLLVTVLGVGLAWMLFRNGTATAPQPAGVLVTAARRNLYTDAFNEAVFEKPGIFLTRALVYLDNRGIDGLVNGLAAAVGGGSGRLRRLQTGFVRSYATSILTGALLVVAAFLAVQAGWLA, from the coding sequence GTGGAAGAAACTGTGCGTTACGCAGAGGCCACGGGTTTGCTCGGCAGCGTCTGGCTGCTGGTGGCCATCCCCCTGGTCAGCGCGGCGATCCTGCTGCTGCTGGGCCGGCGGGCCGACCGGTGGGGACACTGGCTCGGCGTGGCCGCCATCGGTGCCGCCTTCGTCCTCGGCCTCACCTACTTCTTCCAGCTGCGTGGCCTGGAGAACAAGTCGGTCGAGCGGAGCCTCTGGGACTTCATCGCCGTCGGTGACTTCCGGGTGGACTTCGGCCTGCTCTTCGACCCGCTGGCGGCGGTCTTCGTCCTGCTGATCACCGGCGTGGGCTTCCTGATCCACCTGTACGCGGTGGAGTACATGGCCCACGACGCGGGGCGGCGACGCTTCTTCGCGTACTTCAACCTGTTCGTCGCCGCCATGCTCCTGCTGGTGCTCGGCAACAACTACGTGATGCTCTACTTCGGCTGGGAGGGCGTCGGTCTGGCGTCGTACCTGCTGATCTCCTTCTGGTCCGACCGGCCGAGCGCGGCCACCGCCGGCAAGAAGGCGTTCCTGATGAACCGGGTCGGCGACGCCGGCCTGGCCATCGGCATCTTCATCATGTTCGCGACCCTGGGCACCACCCAGTACGACGAGGTGTTCAACGGCGTCAGCGGCCTGGCCGGCGGCACCGTCCTGGTCCTCGGTCTGCTGCTGCTGCTCGGCGCGACCGGCAAGTCCGGTCAGTTCCCGCTCCAGGCGTGGCTCCCGGACGCGATGGAGGGCCCGACCCCGGTGTCGGCGCTCATCCACGCGGCCACCATGGTCACCGCGGGCGTCTACCTGATCGCCCGCTCCAACCCGATCTACTCGGCCAACGAGACGCTCCAGCTCGTGGTGGTCAGCGTCGGCGCGCTCACCCTGCTGCTCGGCTGCGTCATCGGGGCGGCCAAGGACGACATCAAGCGGGTGCTCGCCTGGTCCACGGTGAGCCAGATCGGCTACATGTTCCTCGGCGTGGGGCTCGGCGGCGCGGCGTACGCGCTGGCCATCGTGCACCTGCTGGCGCACGGCTTCTTCAAGGCCAACATGTTCCTCGGGGCCGGCTCGGTCATGCACGGCATGAAGGACCAGGTCGACATCCGACGCTTCGGCGGGCTGTCGAAGTACATGAAGGTCACCTGGATCACCTTCATGATGGGCTGGCTCGCCATCATCGGCATGTTCCCGTTCTCCGGCTTCTTCTCCAAGGAGCCGATCATCGTGGCCGCCTTCGAGCGGGACGACTGGACGGCGTGGCTGTTCGGCGGCGCGGCGCTGGCCGGTGCCGGACTGACCGCCTTCTACATGACCCGGCTCTTCGTGCTCACCTTCCACGGCCCGAAGCGGTGGACCGAGGACATCGAGCACCCGCACGAGTCGCCGGCGCTGATGACGATCCCGCTGATCCTGCTGGCCGTCGGCTCGGTCGGGGCCGGCTTCCTCCTCTCCACCTCCGTCCCGGACTGGCTGACCGCCACCGCCGGCCTCGGCGGCGAGGAAGGGCACCACGAGGCGGTCCTGTCGCACACCGTCATCACGGTGCTCTCCCTGCTGGTCACCGTGCTCGGTGTCGGACTGGCCTGGATGCTGTTCCGCAACGGCACCGCCACCGCGCCGCAGCCGGCCGGGGTGCTGGTCACCGCCGCCCGGCGCAACCTCTACACCGACGCGTTCAACGAGGCGGTCTTCGAGAAGCCGGGCATCTTCCTCACCCGGGCGCTCGTCTACCTGGACAACCGGGGCATCGACGGGCTGGTCAACGGCCTCGCCGCAGCGGTCGGTGGAGGCTCCGGCCGGCTCCGGCGGCTCCAGACCGGCTTCGTCCGGTCGTACGCGACGTCGATCCTGACCGGCGCGCTGCTGGTGGTGGCGGCGTTCCTGGCCGTACAGGCGGGGTGGTTGGCGTGA
- the nuoK gene encoding NADH-quinone oxidoreductase subunit NuoK produces MTPDYYLILAAVLFTIGAVGVLIRRNAIVLFMCIELMLNAANLTLVTFARINGDLNGQIMAFFVMVVAAAEVVVGLAIIMSIFRTRRSASVDDANLLKY; encoded by the coding sequence ATGACCCCCGACTACTACCTGATCCTGGCCGCGGTGCTCTTCACCATCGGCGCGGTCGGGGTGCTCATCCGCCGCAACGCGATCGTGCTGTTCATGTGCATCGAGCTGATGCTCAACGCGGCGAACCTGACCCTGGTCACGTTCGCCCGGATCAACGGTGACCTGAACGGGCAGATCATGGCCTTCTTCGTGATGGTGGTGGCCGCCGCCGAGGTCGTGGTCGGACTCGCGATCATCATGTCGATCTTCCGGACTCGACGCTCGGCGAGCGTCGACGACGCCAACCTGCTCAAGTACTAG
- a CDS encoding NADH-quinone oxidoreductase subunit J, with protein MTTATVLAAAGEVSGGEEITFWILAPLALLGAIGMLWARNAVHSALWLVLTMLCLGVFYVLQAGPFIGMVQIIVYTGAIMMLFLFVLMLVGRDSSDSLIETLRGQRVAAVLLGLGFAGLVGGGLARALDGTTPVGLDEANAEGNVQGIARLLFTKYVFAFELTSALLITAAVGAMVLAHIERRREDKVDQIATMKARFAPGNYPGPKPGPGVFATSSSVATPARLPDGRLTERSIPEIMPVRELSAEETTLKGTDR; from the coding sequence ATGACCACGGCTACGGTGCTGGCCGCGGCGGGCGAGGTGTCCGGCGGCGAGGAGATCACCTTCTGGATCCTCGCCCCGCTGGCGCTGCTCGGCGCGATCGGCATGCTCTGGGCGCGCAACGCGGTGCACTCGGCGCTCTGGCTGGTGCTGACCATGCTCTGCCTGGGCGTCTTCTACGTGCTCCAGGCGGGCCCGTTCATCGGCATGGTGCAGATTATCGTCTACACCGGCGCGATCATGATGCTGTTCCTGTTCGTGCTGATGCTGGTCGGTCGGGACTCGTCCGACTCGCTGATCGAGACGCTGCGCGGCCAGCGCGTCGCGGCGGTCCTGCTCGGTCTCGGCTTCGCCGGCCTGGTCGGCGGTGGTCTCGCCCGCGCGCTGGACGGCACCACGCCGGTCGGCCTGGACGAGGCGAACGCTGAGGGGAACGTGCAGGGCATCGCCCGGCTGCTCTTCACCAAGTACGTCTTCGCCTTCGAGCTGACCTCGGCGCTGCTGATCACCGCCGCGGTCGGGGCGATGGTGCTGGCGCACATCGAGCGGCGCCGGGAGGACAAGGTCGACCAGATCGCGACCATGAAGGCCCGCTTCGCCCCCGGTAACTACCCCGGTCCGAAGCCCGGCCCGGGTGTGTTCGCCACCTCCTCCTCGGTGGCCACCCCGGCCCGCTTGCCCGACGGCCGGCTGACCGAGCGCAGCATCCCCGAGATCATGCCGGTCCGGGAGCTGTCGGCGGAGGAGACGACCTTGAAGGGGACCGACCGATGA
- the nuoI gene encoding NADH-quinone oxidoreductase subunit NuoI — protein sequence MGGITGTFKGFGVTFSHMFRKVVTTDYPFKPPTPAPRYHGRHILNRHPDGLEKCIGCELCAWACPADAIYVEGGDNTDEQRFSPGERYASTYQINYARCIFCGLCIEACPTRSLTMSNEYELARDNRQDLIFTKEQLLAPLLPGMEQPPHPMRLGDSEKDYYVGALENPGTSAGAERSPMGPGRYALDETPGVTFPGAEQAAQRAEAAKGSKGDRA from the coding sequence GTGGGCGGGATCACCGGAACGTTCAAGGGCTTCGGCGTCACCTTCTCGCACATGTTCAGGAAGGTCGTCACGACTGACTACCCGTTCAAGCCGCCGACCCCGGCGCCGCGCTACCACGGGCGGCACATCCTCAACCGGCACCCGGACGGGCTGGAGAAGTGCATCGGCTGCGAGCTGTGCGCCTGGGCCTGCCCGGCGGACGCGATCTACGTCGAGGGCGGCGACAACACCGACGAGCAGCGCTTCTCGCCGGGTGAGCGGTACGCCAGCACCTACCAGATCAACTACGCCCGCTGCATCTTCTGTGGGCTCTGCATCGAGGCCTGCCCGACCCGTTCGCTGACCATGAGCAACGAGTACGAGCTGGCCCGGGACAACCGGCAGGACCTCATCTTCACCAAGGAGCAGCTGCTCGCGCCGCTGCTGCCCGGGATGGAGCAGCCGCCGCACCCGATGCGGCTGGGTGACAGCGAGAAGGACTACTACGTCGGAGCGCTGGAGAACCCGGGTACCTCGGCCGGGGCGGAGCGCTCTCCGATGGGCCCCGGCCGGTACGCGCTCGACGAGACCCCGGGCGTGACCTTCCCCGGCGCCGAGCAGGCGGCCCAGCGGGCCGAGGCGGCCAAGGGCAGCAAGGGAGACAGGGCATGA